CCGCGGCGATGGGCGGGGGGCTCCGCcgccgggctggggccgggccgggcccccgggagcagcggccggggctgcgcggggggccggggggcggtggggggcaggaggggcggggcggggcggggcggggggggcaggagggctgtAGAGTTAGGGGGGGCAGGAgcgctcgggggggggggtcctgcctgggacggagggactgggaggggacgggggggtAGAAGGGGTGGGGGAGACCgtgctggggctggagggactgggggggccaTGGATGAATGGGGGGGACGGTGGGGGCAGGAGAGATGGGACAAGAGGAGCTGGGGGGGCATGAGGAATGGGGGGGCCGTggagggccgggggggcaggagggagtgagggggactgggggggcaggggagatgggagggggagccggggggcaggagggctgggacggggggagccggggggcaggagggctgggacgggggggagccggggggcaggagggaccggacggggggagccggggggcaggagggctgggacggggggagccggggggcaggAGCGGTGGGGCTGGCGCGGGGCAGGGAACGCCTCGCAGCCTGGAGCGAGCCGCCCGGCACAGCCCTGCGCAGCGACGTCGCCCGGAGCCAGCGGGCAGCGAGCGGATGCGCCTTCCCCTCGTGCAGCAGGCAAAGCACGAGCGCTGCGGGTCGGTGATCTCGCCTGGACACGGAAGAAACGTTGCACGTTTGTAGCACGAACGAGCTGCCTCCATCTTCCCGCGCGGGCTCGAGCGGTGCCCGGCCGTCCCTCCCGCCACGGCTGCAGAAACGGAGCCCGGGAGTGCGGCAGCGGCGCGGCAGAGCATCAGCCCGGTCCCCGGCGTGGGCCGACCCGAGCTGCCTCTTGTTGCAGGTCCCGCCGGTGCAGACACCGTTGGACCTTTCCCCCCGAGCAGCGGCAGCGTGGGAGTGACGCCGGGCCACGATGAGGGAGAACTACGACGCTCTGCTCGCCCTGGGTAAAGCCCTGGCCCTCCGGTTTGCATGCCGGTCCCGCAAATCCCCTGCCCGACCGGGGCCGCGAGCACCCCGGGAgcgcgcccggctccccgcgggaCGCCCACCGGCACGGCTCGCCCTGCTCTCGCCCGCTGCAGGCTCCCCCGTGGCCAAGCCGGAGCCCGTCCCGCACGCGGAGCCGGCGGAGGAGGCGTGTGCCCGGGCGCAGGGACACGGCGCGGAGACGgaggcgccgggctgcgcgggcgcAGGTCAGTGCGGCACGGAGCGGGCTGCGGTGGCCCCGGCCACTTGCGGGACGCGGCATGGTCTCGGGGAGGTTTGGCATCCCCAGGGCtgggccgggctccccgcgggaATAGTACCGGGAGCCAGAGGGGAGCCCATCCCCGTGGCGCCGCGCCTGCGCCCGGCCGTTaccccttctctccctcccagcGAGGCTGGTGGTCCCCAAGTCGGAGGCGATGCCCGAGGGTGACGGCGAGGAGCAGCCGCGCGGCGAGGACCGGGGCGCAGCCGCGGAGCAGGCAGGCGCGGAGCCAGGTGAGcaccggcgcggccccggccccagccgccgCGGGAGGAGCCCCCCGCTCACCGCCCCGCGTCTGCCCGCAGAGGCCTGGCTGGTGCGCGTGgtgaaggtggaggaggaggaggaggaggaggagtggccATCCAGTCCGGGCGCCGCAACCCCGCACGGGGCCGCCTGCAAGCCGGAGCCGCCGAGCGCGGaggagccgggccgcggcgtggcctggccgccgccgagccgggaGCGCCCCTTCGCCTGCGCCCAGTGCGGCAGGGGCTTCGGCAAGAAGGCGCACCTGACGCGGCACCTGCGGGTGCACACGGGCGAGCGGCCCTTCCCCTGCGCCCAGTGCGGCCGCCGCTTCCGCCAGCGGATCCACCTGCGCTCGCACCTGCAGACGCACACGGGCGAGCGGCCCTTCCCCTGCGCCCAGTGCGGCCGCCGCTTCCGCAAGAAGACCCACCTGGCGCGGCACCAGCGCACGCACACGGGCGAGCGGCCCTTCGCCTGCGCCCGCTGCGCCCGCGCCTTCGCCCACAAGCAGCACCTGCTGCGGCACCTGCGGCTGCACggcgaggcggccccggccccggccccggccccggcaccggcaccgccgccccccgAGCCGAAGCCCTTCGCCTGCCCCGAGTGCGGCAAGAGCTTCAGCTGGAAGAAGAACCTGGCGTCGCACCGGCGGCTGCACGGGGAGGGGCGGCCCTTCGCCTGCGCCGAGTGCGGCCGCGGCTTCGGCGACAAGCGCCGCCTCACCGCCCACCTCCGCGGGCACGTGGGCCTCCAGCCCTACGCCTGCGCCCGCTGCGAGGCGGCCTTCAGCCGGCAGCCCCAGCTGGCCGCGCACCTGCGGGCGCACGCCGGCGAGCGCCCCTTCGCCTGCGCCCAGCGCGGCCGCCGCTTCGGCGCCCGGCCCAacccgccggcgcccgcccgggCCCACGCCGGCGCCCGCCCCTTCGCCTGCGAGCGCTGCGGCCGCCGCTTCGGGCGCAAGGCGCACCTGGCGCGGCACCAGGCCGTGCACACCGGCACCCGGCCCCACGCCTGCGCCCAGTGCGGCCGCCGCTTCAGCGCCAAGACCAACCTGGCGCGGCACCAGGCCGTGCACACCGGCCACCGGCCCTACGTCTGCACCCAGTGCGCCAAGCGCTTCAGCAGGAAGACGCACCTCCTGCGCCACGAGCGCacccacgccgccgccgccgtgccggtgccggtgccggtgccgccgccgggctgggcgCCCCGCGAtgccgcggccgccgcctgcAGCTGAGCCGCATCCCGGgtgcccgcgcagccccggctTCTCCGAGCATCGCCACCGGCACCGGGGTGGAGGCATGCTCCGGCTGGAGACGGGTGCTGCCggcagcccggagctgctccGGCCGGCTGCAGTTCCCGGCGCTGGGCTCGCTCCTGCTCGTCTTCAGGGCTGTCGTGGCTCCTTGCAGCCTCAACAGCCTCCTGCCAGGCAGCGGGATCTGGCCTGCATCCCTGCTCCCCGCAGAGGCACCACGGGCAGCGTGTAACACGGCGAGGGGCGCAGAGGGTCCGTGGAAAAGCTCCGGTCCCGAGCCGGTCCTGGAGGCCTCTGAGCAAGGACTGATCCCAGCATGTCAAATCCCTGCAGCTGGCTCGGCCTCGGAGACCGGTTCCCGCGCGCCGGGGTTGCAGCGAGGGGGCTGCACCCCGCGAGCATCCCCCGAGCCCAGGCGGCACCGGGATGCAGGCGGCAGCGCTCACGGCCATGGGCTTCGCGGAGGTGCCCATACCCAGTGCCAGCCCCACTGCCCGTGACGCTGGCCGGGCTGCCACGGCCCCGGTGCGGGTGATGCCCCGTGCAGCATCGCCCCAGGGCAGCTCCCAGCGGGCTGGGGCACGCGGCAGGGCCCAAAACGGTGCTGGGGCCCCTGCGTCCGGCCGGCTCCACTGTGGCAGAAACACGTAGTAAAAAGAAATGCGAATAGCATCTTCTGACAGCGCTCCTGAGGCTTTCTTGGTGGGAGAAGGGGCCGGATCCGCCTCCGGGGCACCAGCAcgcggccgccggggctgcaGCTGGCCGGGCACCGCGGCAGTGGGGACAGACGAGCACCCGGAGCCAGCACCGCTcggccccccgagccccccatCAGGGCTGCGGGCCCCTCTCGCCTCCCGGCCGCCGGCTCCGGGCCCCCCTCGCATGCCTGAGGGTTCGCCCCCCCGTTTTGCGGTGCCGCGGGTTGAATCCACATTTATTTGCTTGCAGAAGGGAGCAGAAAACGTGACTCCGGGCACGTAGCGGGGAggctgcggccgcggcggccgggtgAGCCTGGGGCCGGTGAGCCGGGGGCTCCAGCGAGCCCTTTCCCGCTGCGGAGTCAACGGGGCAGATGGGGGGTGgcagggcggggggccgggccgggaagcggctctccctgctgcaggaaGCCGGCTGATTACTCAGCTTGGGAAGCCGGGCCGCGGCCAGCCCCGGCGGCTTCCTGCTATTGATGCCGCCTGGGTGTGAgatatttatgttttatatatatcaCCCCAGGATGGAAACCGCCTCgccgggggcaggggggggcctTGCGTGCCAGCCCTTTCCGACGGCCGCGATAAGCCGCGTCCGGAAGAGCCGTGACGCAGGGCCGGGCGGCCGGAGGGGcaccggggcggctgccgggcccCCGGGCGGGCAGGAGGTGAGATGGACGCCGGGTCGGCACCGATTCTAAGGGATCACGCCCGCGGAAAGGAGACGCGCTGTGTCTGGGTGTTCCCTGACgtttcctcttcccctttgccGGACGCCGGCTGTGCCAAGGGCGGCTGGTCACAGCTGGGCAGATGTGCAAATCTGGGGACCAGCCCCTCCGGTGCTCCCGCCCGTGCTGGTCCCTGTGGGGATGGAGCACCGCTGGCCCCAGGCTGCCCCACACCTCTGCGTGAGCGGCTGTGCTGGAGGGCACACTCAGCTGTCCACCGTGCGTCTGACTGTCCATCCACCCATCCGTCCACTCAtttgtccatccatccatccatgagtccatccatctgtccatccatttGTCTGCCCacctgtccatccatccgtccatgagttcatccatctgtccatccatccatctgtccatccattcATCCATCAgttcatccatccatccttctgtctgtccatccatccatctgtccatccatccatgctTTCATCCATTCATTCATCCAGCCATCCATCTGCCCATTCATCTATCTGTGCATCCacccatctgtccatccatccatccatccacgtGTCCATatgtctgtccatccatctgtccatccatccatgtatggctgtccatccgtccatccacgTATGTTCATCCATCCATCCGTTTGTCCCTCCGTGTATGTCCATGCATCCAGCTGTCCGTGCACCCACCAGCCCCGAGGCCGGGCCAGGCCTCCCCACGGCGACGGCTTTGGGGAAAGACGAGGGGCTGGGACGGGGGGCAGCACCCGTCACCTGGAGTGATGGGGCTGCGGGGGGTCTC
This Dromaius novaehollandiae isolate bDroNov1 chromosome 2, bDroNov1.hap1, whole genome shotgun sequence DNA region includes the following protein-coding sequences:
- the ZNF467 gene encoding zinc finger protein 467, which encodes MRENYDALLALGSPVAKPEPVPHAEPAEEACARAQGHGAETEAPGCAGAARLVVPKSEAMPEGDGEEQPRGEDRGAAAEQAGAEPEAWLVRVVKVEEEEEEEEWPSSPGAATPHGAACKPEPPSAEEPGRGVAWPPPSRERPFACAQCGRGFGKKAHLTRHLRVHTGERPFPCAQCGRRFRQRIHLRSHLQTHTGERPFPCAQCGRRFRKKTHLARHQRTHTGERPFACARCARAFAHKQHLLRHLRLHGEAAPAPAPAPAPAPPPPEPKPFACPECGKSFSWKKNLASHRRLHGEGRPFACAECGRGFGDKRRLTAHLRGHVGLQPYACARCEAAFSRQPQLAAHLRAHAGERPFACAQRGRRFGARPNPPAPARAHAGARPFACERCGRRFGRKAHLARHQAVHTGTRPHACAQCGRRFSAKTNLARHQAVHTGHRPYVCTQCAKRFSRKTHLLRHERTHAAAAVPVPVPVPPPGWAPRDAAAAACS